In Nicotiana tabacum cultivar K326 chromosome 19, ASM71507v2, whole genome shotgun sequence, one DNA window encodes the following:
- the LOC107820622 gene encoding abscisic acid 8'-hydroxylase 4-like: MENNIACSIIYFLLFLLTALLFYISKKQIWKDIQKAKLPPGSMGWPYIGETLQLYSQDPNVFFANKQKRYGNIFKTHILGYPCVMLASPEAARFVLVTNAHLFKPTYPKSKEKLIGHSALFFHQGNYHSQLRKLTQSSLSPEALRKIVHDIEALVISSLESWSQNNQVINTFRLLKKFSFEVGILAIFGQLDAKYKEELNKNYSIVEKGYNSFPTNLRGTAYYKAMVARRKLNQILSEIIFERKEKKTVEKDMLGNLLNFKDKKGQTLTEGQIADNVIGVLFAAQDTTASALTWILKYLYDDQKLLEAVKAEQRAIYESNEEGNKPLTWAQTRNMSLTYRVILESLRMSSIISFTFREAVVDVEYDGYLIRKGWKVMPLFRNIHHNPEFFADPRNFDASRFKVAPKPNTYMPFGNGAHACPGNELAKLEMLILIHHLVTKFRWEVVASRGAVQYSPFPIPENGLPSRFWKETRSLTDP, translated from the exons ATGGAGAATAATATTGCTTGTTCCATTATTTACTTCCTTCTCTTTCTTCTCACAGCTCTACTCTTTTAcatttcaaagaaacaaatatggaaaGACATACAAAAAGCAAAGCTGCCTCCTGGTTCGATGGGCTGGCCGTACATAGGGGAAACTCTCCAACTCTACTCTCAAGACCCAAATGTCTTCTTTGCTAACAAACAAAAAAG GTATGGTAATATATTCAAAACGCACATTCTTGGGTACCCTTGTGTTATGCTTGCTAGTCCTGAAGCTGCCAGATTCGTGCTTGTAACTAACGCTCACTTGTTCAAACCAACTTACCCCAAGAGCAAAGAGAAGTTGATTGGCCATTCTGCTTTGTTCTTTCACCAAGGAAACTACCATTCTCAACTAAGGAAACTAACTCAGAGCTCGTTATCTCCTGAAGCTCTTCGTAAAATAGTTCACGATATTGAGGCCTTGGTCATTTCTTCCTTGGAATCATGGTCGCAAAATAACCAAGTCATCAATACATTCCGTCTGTTGAAGAAG TTCTCCTTTGAAGTTGGCATTCTTGCTATATTTGGTCAGCTGGATGCTAAGTACAAAGAGGAGCTTAACAAGAACTATTCCATAGTAGAGAAGGGCTATAATTCTTTCCCTACGAACTTGCGGGGGACTGCTTATTACAAAGCTATGGTG GCGAGGAGGAAGCTTAATCAGATACTTAGCGAAATAATCTTTGAAAGGAAGGAGAAAAAAACAGTAGAGAAAGATATGTTGGGTAATCTATTGAATTTCAAAGATAAGAAAGGGCAGACGTTAACTGAAGGGCAAATTGCCGATAATGTCATCGGAGTACTCTTTGCTGCCCAGGACACAACAGCTAGTGCTTTGACATGGATTCTCAAGTACCTCTACGATGACCAGAAACTTTTAGAAGCTGTTAAG GCAGAACAAAGAGCAATTTACGAATCAAATGAAGAAGGAAATAAGCCATTGACATGGGCTCAAACAAGAAATATGTCACTAACTTACAGG GTCATTTTAGAGAGCTTAAGGATGTCCAGCATTATATCTTTCACCTTTAGAGAAGCTGTGGTTGATGTAGAATACGACG GTTACTTGATTCGAAAAGGTTGGAAAGTCATGCCACTATTCAGAAACATTCATCACAATCCAGAATTTTTTGCTGACCCTCGGAATTTTGATGCTTCCAGATTTAAG GTTGCTCCCAAACCCAATACCTATATGCCATTTGGCAATGGTGCCCATGCTTGTCCAGGAAATGAACTTGCCAAATTGGAGATGCTGATTCTCATTCATCATTTGGTTACCAAATTTAG GTGGGAAGTCGTAGCTTCCAGAGGAGCGGTACAATATAGCCCATTCCCCATACCTGAGAATGGACTTCCATCTAGGTTCTGGAAGGAAACAAGAAGCCTAACAGATCCCTAG